A single genomic interval of Deltaproteobacteria bacterium harbors:
- a CDS encoding anthranilate synthase component I family protein has product MPAQELRLARTPVEVLTAAAWPRPFVFDGGGPQSWGNGFALFGHTPRATLRVEASGTAQWTGDGSRRQLLGHPLDLIEQFRRTYARRVIDEPTTVFAGGLVAALSYDLKHWIERLPARARDDQGLPVLECAWYDWALVFDYRTRAWQLASSFLTAGELHAVGQKIMAATRATPAPAAQLTASLTHNVTHAEYIAAVRRALAYIAAGDIYQVNLAQRFDAAVRGMTPRAAAATLFAHWQQRHPMPFAAYLDCADFTVISNSPECFLQLTPATIATFPIKGTRPRGMDNAHDVANALALRTDAKEAAEHVMIVDLERNDLGRLCQPGSVEVTEFATVQSYPTLHHLVSAVHGRRRAGIELAEILSATFPGGSITGAPKIRAMEIIDELEPVRRGFYTGAVGFLDAHGAGCFNIAIRTALGCGDKLTFHAGGAIVADSDPQAEYEETLLKARAFCEAWTGREGVRV; this is encoded by the coding sequence ATGCCGGCGCAAGAACTCCGTCTCGCACGCACACCGGTCGAAGTGCTGACCGCGGCGGCGTGGCCACGCCCGTTCGTGTTCGATGGTGGCGGGCCGCAGTCGTGGGGAAACGGCTTCGCGCTCTTCGGGCACACTCCGCGGGCTACGCTGCGCGTCGAGGCCAGCGGAACGGCGCAATGGACCGGCGACGGCAGCAGGCGCCAACTGCTGGGGCATCCCTTGGATCTGATCGAGCAGTTTCGGCGCACCTACGCCAGGCGCGTGATCGATGAGCCGACCACTGTCTTCGCCGGCGGCCTGGTCGCGGCCCTGAGCTACGATCTCAAGCACTGGATCGAGCGCCTGCCCGCACGCGCCCGCGACGACCAGGGTCTGCCGGTACTGGAGTGCGCCTGGTACGACTGGGCGCTAGTGTTCGATTACCGCACCCGCGCCTGGCAACTGGCGTCGTCATTCCTGACTGCGGGCGAGCTGCACGCCGTCGGTCAGAAAATCATGGCGGCAACCCGCGCCACGCCCGCGCCGGCGGCACAGTTGACGGCATCGCTCACTCACAATGTAACCCACGCCGAGTACATCGCCGCGGTGCGGCGGGCGCTGGCGTACATCGCCGCCGGTGATATTTACCAGGTCAATCTCGCCCAGCGCTTCGACGCCGCCGTGCGCGGGATGACGCCGCGGGCGGCGGCGGCCACCTTGTTTGCGCACTGGCAGCAGCGCCACCCGATGCCGTTTGCGGCCTACCTCGATTGCGCAGACTTCACGGTGATCAGCAACTCGCCCGAATGTTTTCTGCAACTGACACCCGCAACCATCGCCACCTTTCCGATCAAAGGCACGCGCCCCCGCGGTATGGATAACGCCCACGACGTTGCCAATGCGCTGGCCTTGCGCACCGATGCCAAGGAAGCGGCCGAGCATGTCATGATCGTCGACCTGGAGCGCAACGACTTGGGCCGGCTATGCCAGCCGGGCTCGGTGGAGGTGACGGAGTTCGCCACGGTGCAATCGTATCCGACGCTGCACCATTTGGTCTCGGCGGTGCATGGGCGGCGGCGTGCCGGCATCGAGCTGGCGGAGATCCTTAGCGCCACCTTTCCCGGCGGTTCGATCACCGGGGCCCCGAAGATCCGGGCGATGGAGATCATTGACGAGCTGGAGCCGGTGCGGCGCGGCTTCTATACCGGTGCCGTCGGCTTCCTCGACGCCCATGGTGCCGGCTGCTTCAACATTGCCATTCGAACCGCGCTGGGGTGCGGGGACAAACTGACCTTTCACGCCGGCGGGGCGATCGTGGCCGACTCCGATCCGCAAGCCGAGTACGAGGAAACCCTGCTGAAGGCGCGCGCTTTTTGTGAGGCGTGGACCGGGCGCGAAGGTGTACGAGTATGA
- a CDS encoding serine protease: MNASVTLLERVLPATVQLQGEVPADHPSAAILGCERAGSGTVVDSAGLILTVQYIVVGAQSITVTLLDGSELAGEVAAQDFATGIALVRVDGRKLPVAKLSASTGLQRGQEVFIVAALGDNARRVSNGAVSSLDAFDAYWEYRLERAITTTAVNPGLTGGGLFDGMGHLVGVVSLDLNEVGRFTLAVPVENFLDHRQELLRNGRRTTRPPRAWVGLYCYTWRGRLIIAGVLPGTPAESGGLKAGDVLLTVDGREVTGRAALYQLLWAHSPGDTIACTVFRSDEIKPLAICAGDAEAFFA, translated from the coding sequence ATGAATGCATCGGTCACATTGCTCGAGCGGGTGTTGCCGGCGACCGTGCAATTGCAGGGCGAAGTGCCGGCCGATCATCCGTCGGCAGCGATTCTCGGCTGCGAACGGGCGGGCTCGGGCACGGTGGTGGATTCGGCCGGGCTGATCTTGACGGTGCAGTACATCGTCGTTGGGGCGCAGTCCATCACGGTGACGCTGCTCGATGGCAGCGAGCTGGCGGGTGAGGTGGCAGCGCAGGACTTCGCCACCGGCATCGCGCTGGTACGCGTCGATGGCCGCAAGCTGCCGGTAGCCAAGCTCAGCGCCTCAACCGGTCTCCAGCGCGGGCAAGAGGTCTTTATCGTGGCGGCGCTGGGGGACAATGCCCGCCGGGTCAGCAACGGCGCCGTCAGCTCGCTCGACGCGTTCGACGCTTACTGGGAGTACCGGTTGGAGCGCGCTATCACCACCACCGCGGTCAATCCGGGGCTCACCGGTGGCGGGTTGTTTGACGGCATGGGTCACTTGGTGGGCGTGGTATCGCTCGACCTCAACGAAGTCGGGCGGTTCACCCTCGCCGTCCCGGTCGAGAATTTCCTCGATCACCGCCAAGAGCTACTCCGCAACGGGCGGCGCACCACCCGGCCGCCGCGCGCGTGGGTGGGCTTGTACTGCTACACCTGGCGGGGGCGCCTGATCATAGCCGGCGTGCTGCCGGGTACGCCGGCGGAGAGCGGCGGGCTCAAAGCCGGCGACGTTCTGCTGACGGTGGATGGCCGCGAAGTTACTGGGCGCGCTGCGCTCTACCAACTGCTCTGGGCCCATAGCCCGGGCGACACCATCGCTTGCACCGTCTTCCGCAGCGATGAAATCAAACCGCTCGCCATCTGCGCCGGCGACGCGGAAGCCTTCTTCGCCTAG
- the purE gene encoding 5-(carboxyamino)imidazole ribonucleotide mutase, giving the protein MTETTPMVGILVGSPSDLETVAAARDVLASLGVPSELRALSAHRTPDLTVEYVRGAEQRGIEVIIACAGMAAHLAGTVAAYTLLPVIGVPLGAGRLAGLDSLLATVQMPPGVPVATVAIDGAKNAAFLAARILALKYPAVGVRLDEAMAAERVRYEKAGAAAKERELPSSPAPPARPKASSAAVAKKKRREH; this is encoded by the coding sequence ATGACCGAGACAACGCCCATGGTCGGGATTTTGGTGGGCAGCCCGAGCGATCTCGAGACCGTGGCGGCCGCGCGCGACGTTCTGGCCTCGCTCGGTGTGCCCTCGGAACTGCGCGCGCTGTCCGCTCACCGTACGCCGGATCTCACGGTCGAGTACGTGCGCGGCGCCGAGCAGCGGGGTATCGAAGTGATCATCGCCTGCGCCGGCATGGCCGCGCACCTAGCCGGAACGGTTGCGGCGTACACGCTGCTGCCGGTGATCGGGGTGCCGCTGGGCGCCGGGCGGCTTGCCGGCCTCGACAGCTTGCTCGCCACCGTACAGATGCCGCCAGGCGTTCCGGTGGCCACGGTGGCGATCGACGGCGCCAAGAACGCCGCCTTCCTGGCCGCACGCATCCTTGCGCTCAAGTATCCCGCGGTCGGCGTTCGGCTGGACGAAGCGATGGCCGCCGAGCGGGTCCGGTACGAGAAGGCGGGTGCGGCTGCTAAAGAACGTGAGTTGCCGAGCTCGCCGGCGCCGCCGGCACGACCAAAGGCGTCAAGCGCAGCGGTGGCAAAGAAAAAGCGGCGGGAGCACTAG
- the hflC gene encoding protease modulator HflC, with product MDRRWIPILVVLGLVLGTWKLAAYSVPQWMQAIVVQLGDPVRTVQEPGLYWKIPLIQNVLYFDQRLLDYNAAPRELLTKDKQQLVVDNYSRWRIRDPLQFYRTVRNEEGAQSRLDDIIYSNLRETLGRHTLREIVNEKRAALMKQVTERSDEKAREYGIEVVDVVIKRADLPEKNELNVFNRMRTERERQAKKFRAEGDEEARKIRSESDKQVQILLAEARKKSEIMRGEGDALAVKIFADAYGRDLEFYQLVRTLEAYRKSLGDGTTIILSPNSDFFRLLKHLDHPPKP from the coding sequence ATGGATCGGCGTTGGATTCCTATTCTAGTCGTGCTCGGGCTCGTGCTCGGCACTTGGAAGCTGGCAGCGTACAGTGTGCCGCAGTGGATGCAGGCGATCGTGGTGCAGCTCGGCGATCCCGTACGCACGGTGCAGGAGCCGGGCCTCTATTGGAAGATCCCCCTCATCCAGAACGTGCTCTATTTCGACCAGCGGCTGCTCGACTACAATGCCGCCCCGCGCGAGCTGCTCACCAAAGACAAGCAGCAACTGGTGGTCGACAACTACTCGCGCTGGCGCATCCGTGATCCGCTCCAGTTCTACCGCACCGTCCGCAACGAAGAGGGGGCCCAGTCGCGCCTCGACGACATCATCTACTCGAACCTGCGTGAGACCCTCGGCCGTCACACCTTGCGTGAGATCGTCAACGAGAAGCGCGCGGCGCTCATGAAGCAGGTCACCGAACGCAGCGACGAGAAGGCGCGCGAGTACGGCATCGAGGTGGTGGACGTGGTGATCAAGCGCGCTGATCTGCCCGAGAAGAACGAGCTCAACGTCTTCAACCGCATGCGCACCGAACGCGAGCGCCAGGCCAAGAAGTTCCGCGCCGAAGGTGATGAGGAAGCGCGCAAGATTCGCTCCGAGTCGGATAAACAGGTGCAGATTCTTCTGGCCGAGGCCCGCAAGAAGTCCGAAATCATGCGCGGCGAGGGCGATGCGCTGGCGGTCAAGATCTTCGCCGACGCCTACGGCCGTGACCTGGAGTTCTATCAGCTCGTGCGTACGCTGGAGGCCTACCGCAAGTCGCTCGGTGACGGCACCACCATCATCCTGTCGCCCAACAGCGACTTCTTCCGGCTCTTGAAGCACCTCGATCATCCGCCGAAGCCATGA
- the hflK gene encoding FtsH protease activity modulator HflK: MAQRHDGSWSGGGPDDPLEMVTQAWEDFRRRFAGGGRGRFNPWLIVAIALLLYALSGVFIVAPDERGVVLRFGRVVREADPGPGYHLPWPIETVLKPSVTQVRKAEFGFRTVDAGPPARYRDEDVEALMLTGDENIVKLQFIVQYKVKPEARGATDFLFNVRDPQETVRDAAEAAMREIVGRNNIDNALTEGKERIQEDAQLLLQEILDRYRLGLEVVTLKLQDVDPPDQVSDAFKDVISAQQDKERLINEATGYANDVVPKARGQAAQLLNEAEGYKAAKLQDAAGAAQRFTALHDEYSKAKEVTRQRLYLETMEEVLGRMNKILLDDLAGKQVVPYLPLDQVLKPRSAEPAEPAAQPGRR, translated from the coding sequence CGATGATCCCCTCGAGATGGTCACCCAGGCGTGGGAGGACTTCCGCAGGCGGTTCGCGGGCGGTGGTCGCGGGCGCTTCAACCCGTGGTTGATCGTCGCCATCGCGTTGCTGCTGTATGCCCTAAGCGGGGTCTTCATCGTCGCGCCCGACGAGCGCGGCGTGGTCCTGCGCTTCGGGCGCGTGGTGCGCGAGGCCGATCCTGGGCCGGGGTATCATCTGCCCTGGCCGATCGAGACCGTACTGAAGCCCTCGGTGACGCAGGTCCGCAAGGCGGAGTTCGGTTTCCGCACGGTGGACGCCGGGCCGCCGGCGCGCTACCGCGATGAGGACGTCGAGGCCTTGATGCTGACCGGCGACGAAAACATCGTCAAGCTGCAATTCATCGTGCAGTACAAGGTCAAGCCGGAGGCCCGCGGTGCCACCGATTTTCTATTCAATGTGCGCGACCCGCAGGAGACCGTACGCGACGCCGCCGAGGCCGCCATGCGCGAGATCGTCGGACGCAACAACATCGACAATGCGTTGACCGAGGGGAAGGAGCGCATTCAGGAGGACGCGCAGCTGCTGCTGCAGGAAATCCTCGACCGCTACCGCCTCGGGCTCGAAGTCGTGACGCTGAAGCTGCAGGACGTGGATCCGCCAGACCAGGTGTCGGACGCGTTCAAGGACGTCATCAGCGCGCAACAGGACAAGGAGCGGCTGATCAACGAAGCGACCGGTTACGCCAACGACGTGGTACCGAAGGCGCGCGGCCAGGCGGCGCAACTGCTCAATGAGGCCGAAGGCTACAAGGCTGCCAAGCTCCAGGATGCGGCCGGCGCGGCGCAACGCTTCACCGCTCTCCACGACGAGTACTCCAAGGCCAAGGAGGTCACCCGCCAGCGCCTGTATTTGGAGACGATGGAGGAAGTGCTCGGGCGCATGAACAAGATCCTGCTGGACGACCTCGCCGGCAAACAGGTCGTGCCTTATTTGCCGCTCGATCAGGTACTCAAGCCGCGCTCGGCCGAGCCGGCGGAGCCCGCGGCCCAGCCGGGGAGGAGGTAA